A stretch of Synechococcus sp. WH 8020 DNA encodes these proteins:
- the zds gene encoding 9,9'-di-cis-zeta-carotene desaturase, which translates to MQVAIVGSGLAGLAAAVDLVDAGHKVDLYEARPFMGGKVGSWVDENDNHIEMGLHVFFFNYANLFALMRKVGAIDNLLPKDHTHLFVNSGGDLRELDFRFPVGAPFNGLKAFFTTPQLTWIDKLRNAMALGTSPIVRGLVDYEGAMRTIRALDSVSFQTWFVSHGGSLESIRRMWNPIAYALGFIDCEAISARCMLTIFMMFASKTEASKLNLLKGSPHRWLTGPILDYIQERGATLHLRHRVKEVHYEEGEAPKVTSLTLSTPEGESNVQADVYLAACDVPGIQRLLPDAWRKHEQFDAIHRLEAVPVATVQLRYDGWVTELAQGDVSDARRKDLSNPTGLNNLLYTADADFSCFADLALASPEDYRKQGEGSLLQCVLTPGDPWIPKSVSDIVAHTDAQVRKLFPSAQDLNLTWSNVVKLAQSLYREAPGMEPYRPDQRTPVSNFFLAGSYTRQDYIDSMEGATMSGHLAAAAILGMPAKLATNNAVA; encoded by the coding sequence GTGCAGGTCGCGATTGTGGGCTCAGGACTGGCCGGCCTAGCCGCTGCCGTCGACCTTGTGGATGCAGGTCACAAAGTTGACCTCTATGAGGCGCGTCCGTTCATGGGCGGCAAAGTCGGTAGCTGGGTAGATGAAAACGACAATCACATCGAGATGGGATTGCACGTGTTCTTTTTCAATTACGCCAACCTCTTTGCTCTGATGCGCAAGGTGGGCGCGATTGATAATTTGCTGCCAAAAGATCACACGCATTTGTTTGTCAATAGCGGAGGTGATCTGCGGGAACTTGATTTCCGTTTCCCAGTCGGTGCTCCCTTTAATGGTCTCAAGGCTTTTTTTACAACTCCGCAGCTCACCTGGATCGATAAGTTGCGCAATGCGATGGCCTTAGGCACCAGCCCAATTGTGCGAGGTCTCGTTGATTACGAAGGCGCGATGCGCACGATTCGTGCGTTGGATTCAGTGAGTTTTCAAACCTGGTTTGTCAGCCATGGCGGCAGCCTGGAGAGCATTCGCAGAATGTGGAATCCGATCGCTTACGCCTTGGGATTCATCGATTGCGAAGCCATTTCTGCGCGATGCATGTTGACCATTTTCATGATGTTTGCCTCCAAGACTGAGGCCTCAAAACTCAATTTGCTGAAGGGGTCACCACATCGATGGCTCACTGGGCCGATTTTGGATTACATCCAGGAACGCGGTGCCACCTTGCATCTCCGCCACCGTGTGAAGGAGGTGCATTACGAGGAAGGAGAGGCCCCCAAGGTGACATCCTTAACCTTGAGCACCCCCGAGGGTGAGAGCAATGTTCAGGCTGATGTGTACCTGGCAGCCTGTGATGTTCCTGGGATTCAGCGCCTTCTCCCCGATGCATGGCGTAAGCACGAGCAATTCGATGCCATTCATCGCTTAGAAGCTGTGCCGGTAGCCACGGTGCAGCTTCGTTACGACGGATGGGTGACGGAACTCGCGCAAGGAGACGTCTCCGACGCGCGTCGGAAGGACCTGTCCAATCCGACTGGTTTAAATAATTTGCTTTACACCGCTGACGCAGACTTCAGTTGTTTCGCTGATTTGGCATTGGCCAGTCCAGAGGACTACCGAAAACAAGGGGAAGGATCGTTGTTGCAGTGCGTTCTGACCCCTGGAGACCCCTGGATTCCAAAATCGGTTTCTGACATCGTTGCTCACACCGATGCTCAGGTGCGCAAACTGTTCCCATCGGCTCAGGATTTGAACCTCACCTGGAGCAATGTTGTGAAGTTGGCCCAATCTCTGTACCGAGAAGCACCTGGAATGGAGCCGTATCGGCCTGATCAACGCACACCAGTCAGCAATTTTTTCCTGGCCGGGAGTTATACCCGACAGGATTACATCGATTCGATGGAGGGAGC
- a CDS encoding HesB/IscA family protein — protein MTTSTPSTATHTAKGGKGIQITDPAMLQLSKLCREQGDEQILRVGVRSGGCSGMSYTMDFVPASEIEEGDEVYDYAAPSGDAFRVVCDPKSLLYIYGMQLDFSTALIGGGFNFTNPNATQTCGCGSSFAV, from the coding sequence ATGACCACCTCCACCCCCAGTACTGCGACCCACACAGCCAAAGGTGGAAAAGGCATTCAGATCACGGATCCAGCAATGCTTCAACTCTCGAAGCTCTGCAGAGAGCAAGGCGATGAGCAAATCCTTCGTGTTGGCGTGCGGTCTGGAGGTTGCAGCGGAATGAGCTACACCATGGATTTTGTGCCCGCCTCGGAGATCGAGGAAGGTGATGAGGTTTATGACTACGCCGCACCCTCGGGAGATGCGTTTCGGGTGGTCTGTGACCCCAAAAGTCTCCTTTACATTTACGGCATGCAGCTGGATTTCAGCACTGCCCTCATTGGGGGTGGCTTCAACTTCACCAACCCCAATGCCACCCAAACCTGTGGATGTGGGAGTTCCTTTGCGGTCTAA
- a CDS encoding tetratricopeptide repeat protein: protein MESQESQESSLFEQAMARYQAGAPAAELIDDFVAITDAAPRQSSGWTCLAWLLLLCDKPDEALRSARLAVKLNSQDPQARINLTLAMLETKAKGVRDQIAVVQQVLAVAPEMGDELRESINDGFKRRPDWPALLKVKSWLEL from the coding sequence ATGGAGTCCCAGGAATCTCAGGAATCCAGCCTGTTTGAGCAGGCCATGGCCCGTTACCAAGCTGGAGCACCGGCGGCAGAGTTGATCGATGATTTTGTCGCAATCACTGACGCCGCACCCCGTCAATCATCAGGATGGACTTGCTTGGCTTGGCTTCTCTTGCTCTGCGATAAGCCAGACGAAGCGTTGCGTTCTGCTCGATTGGCGGTGAAGCTCAACAGCCAGGATCCTCAGGCAAGGATCAATCTGACTCTGGCCATGCTTGAAACCAAAGCCAAGGGAGTTCGTGATCAAATTGCTGTCGTGCAGCAGGTCTTAGCTGTCGCTCCCGAGATGGGAGATGAGCTGAGAGAGTCCATCAACGATGGCTTTAAACGTCGACCGGACTGGCCCGCACTTCTCAAAGTGAAGAGTTGGTTGGAGCTCTGA
- a CDS encoding lipid-A-disaccharide synthase-related protein, producing the protein MARLLLLSNGHGEDLSGALLGQALKAQGHDVEALPLVGRGNPYGEATIPLVGRTREFSTGGLGYTTFRGRLTELIQGQVIYLLRRLLRLMRIAGRYDLVVVIGDVIPVMAAWLCHRPVATYLVAYSSHYEGKLRLPWPCGNCLKSPKFKAVFSRDALTAVDLSEQLKREVEFVGNPFMDSVLCHSNLLPYAKRRLGLLPGSRRPELEHNLVLLLGVIEQIPISQYGRGDLEIDLALVGALGDDHLSNIAQSHGWTLVLGQDTCPARLEKGGRQIQVRRHGFTSVLLCSDLLLCMAGTAAEQAVGLAKPVLQLPGQGPQFTAGFAEAQRRLLGPTVFCAASPCEGDELLQATAKLAIELLERSVNDPDLRRDCREQAMQRLGPQGGGRKMADLISGLLQKS; encoded by the coding sequence GTGGCTCGGCTGCTGCTTCTAAGCAATGGTCATGGCGAAGACCTTTCGGGTGCTCTGCTTGGACAAGCGTTAAAAGCACAAGGGCACGATGTGGAAGCGCTGCCGCTGGTCGGTCGCGGAAATCCCTATGGCGAAGCAACGATCCCGCTCGTCGGTCGCACGCGTGAATTCAGTACGGGCGGGCTTGGCTACACAACGTTTCGCGGGCGTCTCACGGAGCTGATCCAGGGTCAGGTGATCTATCTCCTAAGGAGGCTTCTACGGCTGATGCGCATCGCCGGCCGCTATGACTTAGTGGTAGTGATCGGGGATGTGATCCCCGTGATGGCGGCATGGCTCTGCCACCGGCCAGTTGCAACATATCTAGTGGCGTACTCCAGTCACTACGAGGGAAAACTGCGACTGCCATGGCCCTGCGGAAACTGCCTCAAGTCTCCGAAGTTCAAAGCGGTGTTCAGTCGAGATGCCCTCACCGCAGTGGATCTCAGCGAACAGCTGAAGCGGGAAGTGGAATTCGTGGGCAATCCTTTTATGGATTCTGTTTTGTGCCATAGCAATCTGCTGCCCTACGCCAAAAGACGCCTTGGACTCTTGCCTGGCAGCCGTCGACCAGAACTTGAACACAATTTGGTGCTGCTTCTGGGCGTGATCGAGCAAATCCCGATCTCGCAATACGGCCGTGGGGACCTTGAGATCGACCTGGCACTCGTTGGAGCCCTGGGAGATGACCACTTGAGCAACATTGCGCAATCCCATGGCTGGACTCTTGTTCTGGGTCAAGACACCTGCCCAGCACGGTTAGAGAAGGGCGGTCGGCAGATTCAGGTGCGACGGCACGGTTTCACATCTGTGCTTCTCTGTTCAGACCTCTTGCTTTGTATGGCCGGCACAGCTGCGGAGCAAGCCGTGGGCTTGGCCAAGCCCGTGCTGCAACTCCCTGGTCAAGGCCCCCAATTCACCGCTGGCTTCGCGGAAGCCCAGCGACGGTTGCTGGGTCCAACCGTTTTTTGTGCTGCCTCCCCTTGTGAAGGAGACGAGCTTCTCCAAGCAACAGCCAAACTGGCCATCGAGCTGCTGGAACGAAGCGTGAATGACCCAGACCTTCGTCGTGATTGTCGGGAGCAAGCGATGCAACGGTTAGGTCCCCAAGGTGGAGGTAGGAAAATGGCTGACTTGATCAGTGGGCTACTGCAAAAGAGCTAG
- a CDS encoding TIGR01777 family oxidoreductase, which produces MRLLLIGCTGLVGRALVPMLQTAGHDLTIVSRRSAPAGLPASCLAGLSWVQCNPADSISWAPSSPLQQALAQAQGVVNLAGEPIAEKRWTAAHLQLLEDSRLQTTRQLVNAMADLAQPPGVLINASAVGYYGTSADQCFEESSPSGSDVLAGLCQRWEAVAADKPDATRLVVLRIGIVLAADGGALGKMLPIFRIGFGGPIGTGRQWMSWIERSDLCRMILAAVENDAWTGAVNAVAPTPVTMATFSACLGRCLGRPSLLPVPAPLLKVLLGDGAKVVLEGQRVQSTRQAVLDFNCHCSELPAAFDAATSSTGR; this is translated from the coding sequence ATGCGCCTTTTGCTGATCGGATGCACCGGACTTGTCGGACGTGCATTGGTTCCCATGCTTCAAACCGCAGGGCACGATCTCACCATCGTCAGTCGCCGGTCAGCTCCTGCCGGACTTCCTGCCAGTTGTCTCGCTGGCCTCTCTTGGGTGCAGTGCAACCCAGCCGATTCAATCAGTTGGGCGCCATCTAGCCCTCTACAGCAGGCCTTGGCGCAAGCGCAAGGGGTTGTGAATTTGGCGGGCGAACCGATTGCCGAGAAGCGATGGACTGCAGCACATCTTCAACTGCTGGAAGACAGTCGCCTTCAGACCACACGTCAGCTTGTGAATGCGATGGCGGATTTGGCCCAGCCTCCTGGCGTGTTGATTAATGCATCTGCTGTTGGGTATTACGGAACCAGTGCAGATCAGTGTTTTGAAGAATCGAGCCCTTCTGGTAGCGATGTGCTGGCTGGTCTTTGTCAACGCTGGGAAGCGGTAGCGGCGGACAAGCCTGATGCCACTCGCTTGGTGGTGTTGCGCATTGGGATCGTGCTGGCGGCCGATGGTGGCGCGCTCGGCAAAATGCTGCCGATCTTTCGGATTGGTTTCGGTGGACCGATTGGTACAGGTCGTCAGTGGATGAGTTGGATTGAGCGCAGCGATCTCTGTCGGATGATCCTTGCCGCTGTGGAGAACGATGCTTGGACGGGGGCTGTGAATGCCGTCGCTCCAACACCGGTCACGATGGCCACGTTCTCGGCCTGTTTGGGCCGTTGCTTGGGGCGTCCAAGCCTGCTGCCCGTCCCCGCCCCACTCTTGAAAGTGTTGCTTGGCGATGGAGCAAAGGTGGTGCTGGAAGGACAGCGGGTCCAGTCAACGCGTCAAGCAGTGCTGGATTTCAATTGTCATTGTTCTGAGTTGCCTGCTGCATTCGACGCTGCCACCAGCTCCACAGGCCGTTGA
- a CDS encoding cation:proton antiporter domain-containing protein, translating into MSHPLALYLVAFGGLLLVSVLLDDVAARIRVPGILMVLLLGLLIENHVGVVGDQQITLLSLNQAQQISQAALVLVLFFGGLTTNWAAVRGVIKPAARLATVGVVITAALIGWAGYGLSAASGVGTNPAMLPRVLFVGAMVASTDASAVLVLLRPLAGRLPKRLIDLIECESGFNDPMAVVLAGLALALAGGDGVGTEALVTDVVRQFVLGILLGFIGGTLTLQLLGTRLTLNHAAMLPVVSFALLMVLTGGTLLLGGSPLLAAYVAGLVLGNGPNLDRKALAEAHSSYAKMAELLLFLCMGLVVAPQDVVRAAGWAFVLFLLMQAVRFLMVNALLWRTTFTRNERIFVSCAGLRGAVPIAMAIDAWSSGVRWGASMPPLALAVVLFGLFIQGFALVPLAERMNLILPSHQHDPDAAA; encoded by the coding sequence TTGTCCCACCCTCTTGCCTTGTATCTAGTGGCCTTTGGTGGGCTGCTGCTCGTTTCAGTCCTTCTTGACGATGTGGCCGCCCGTATCAGGGTCCCCGGCATTCTCATGGTGCTGCTTTTGGGCCTGCTGATTGAAAACCACGTTGGCGTTGTGGGAGACCAGCAAATTACTTTGCTCAGTCTTAATCAAGCGCAGCAGATCAGTCAGGCCGCCTTGGTGCTTGTGCTTTTTTTTGGCGGTCTCACCACCAACTGGGCTGCGGTGCGCGGTGTGATCAAGCCTGCTGCGCGTTTGGCCACGGTTGGAGTGGTGATCACAGCGGCCTTGATTGGATGGGCTGGATACGGACTGAGCGCAGCTAGTGGGGTTGGAACGAATCCAGCAATGCTGCCGCGAGTTCTATTTGTTGGCGCCATGGTGGCCAGTACGGATGCCTCTGCTGTATTGGTTCTGCTCCGTCCCTTAGCCGGGCGCTTGCCAAAGCGATTAATCGACTTGATCGAGTGTGAGTCGGGCTTCAACGACCCCATGGCTGTTGTTCTGGCTGGATTGGCGTTGGCTTTGGCCGGTGGTGATGGTGTTGGCACCGAGGCCTTGGTCACCGATGTTGTTCGCCAGTTTGTGCTTGGGATCTTGCTGGGTTTCATTGGCGGAACCCTCACCCTGCAGCTTCTAGGAACCCGGCTAACCCTCAACCATGCCGCCATGCTCCCTGTCGTGAGCTTTGCGTTGCTGATGGTGTTAACCGGTGGAACGTTATTGCTCGGTGGGAGCCCACTCTTGGCGGCCTACGTGGCGGGCTTAGTGCTTGGCAATGGCCCAAACCTAGATCGAAAGGCGCTTGCTGAGGCCCATTCCAGTTACGCAAAAATGGCCGAGCTTTTGCTGTTCTTGTGCATGGGGCTTGTGGTAGCCCCGCAGGATGTGGTTCGTGCTGCTGGCTGGGCTTTCGTTTTATTCCTGCTGATGCAGGCGGTGAGATTTTTGATGGTGAATGCCCTGCTTTGGCGCACCACATTCACCAGGAATGAACGGATCTTCGTGAGTTGTGCGGGATTGCGTGGAGCGGTTCCAATCGCAATGGCCATTGATGCCTGGTCGTCTGGCGTTCGTTGGGGGGCATCGATGCCCCCTCTCGCTCTTGCTGTCGTGCTGTTCGGCCTGTTCATTCAGGGGTTTGCCCTCGTTCCCTTGGCTGAACGCATGAATCTCATACTTCCTTCTCATCAACATGATCCTGACGCTGCTGCCTAA
- a CDS encoding NAD(P)H-quinone oxidoreductase subunit O, whose protein sequence is MAEPSADPTPTAKPAVTLKKGALVRVNRTSYLGSVEASASDPRPPEYIFEGPGELLLVKGEYGQVRWRRPVPDVWLKLSQLEVFS, encoded by the coding sequence ATGGCTGAACCCTCCGCTGACCCAACCCCAACCGCCAAACCAGCGGTGACGCTTAAAAAGGGGGCCTTAGTTCGCGTCAACCGCACGTCGTATCTGGGAAGCGTGGAGGCATCAGCCAGTGATCCCCGACCACCTGAGTACATTTTCGAGGGACCGGGAGAGCTTCTTTTGGTGAAAGGGGAGTACGGCCAAGTGCGCTGGAGGCGTCCCGTTCCAGATGTTTGGCTCAAACTCTCTCAATTAGAGGTCTTCAGCTGA
- a CDS encoding J domain-containing protein produces MSHFPPLRTKGGDPYTVLGVSRSATAAEIKAAYRQLVKRYHPDAGGDSERILALNAAWEVLGDRDRRRAFDQQVSPKAGEKEEARRRGVRNARASQAARRASGQAAAEDDALANWLKTVYTPIDRMLGQVINPFAAQLRELSADPYDDSLMEGFCNYLEQSRSKLDKVKDLFQSTPTPSSAKGFGLSLYHCLSEVEDAIGELERYTMGYVDGYLHDGREMLREARQRRKRLQEERRRLEIR; encoded by the coding sequence TTGAGTCACTTTCCCCCGCTTCGGACCAAAGGTGGTGACCCTTATACCGTGCTCGGAGTGAGCCGAAGTGCCACTGCGGCTGAAATCAAGGCGGCCTATCGCCAACTTGTGAAGAGGTATCACCCTGATGCGGGTGGAGATTCTGAACGCATCCTTGCTTTAAATGCGGCTTGGGAGGTGCTGGGCGATCGCGATCGACGGCGCGCCTTCGACCAGCAAGTGTCCCCTAAGGCTGGAGAGAAGGAAGAAGCTCGCCGCCGTGGTGTCAGGAATGCTCGAGCGAGTCAGGCGGCTCGACGTGCCTCTGGACAGGCTGCCGCTGAAGATGATGCATTAGCAAATTGGTTGAAGACGGTGTACACACCGATTGATCGCATGCTTGGACAGGTGATCAATCCCTTTGCCGCCCAGTTGCGTGAGCTTTCGGCAGATCCTTATGACGACTCTTTGATGGAAGGCTTTTGCAATTACTTGGAGCAAAGTCGTAGCAAGCTGGACAAGGTGAAAGATCTCTTCCAATCCACTCCAACTCCCTCATCGGCAAAAGGATTCGGGCTGAGTCTTTATCACTGTCTGTCGGAGGTGGAAGATGCGATTGGCGAATTAGAGAGATACACGATGGGATATGTCGACGGCTACCTCCATGATGGTCGCGAGATGCTGCGAGAAGCCAGGCAAAGGCGCAAGCGTCTTCAGGAGGAACGTCGTCGATTGGAAATTCGTTGA
- the cysK gene encoding cysteine synthase A: MSIASDITDLVGRTPLVRLNRIPERSGCLAELVAKLESFNPSASVKDRIAGSMVQAAEQAGTIAPGRTVLVEPTSGNTGIALAMVAAARGYRLILTMPDTMSIERRAMLRAYGAELQLTPGNDGMKGALDLAKELVSEIPEAYLLQQFDNPANPAVHAATTAEEIWSDTKGEIDALVAGVGTGGTITGCAGVLKQRNPDLKVIAVEPAASAVLAGGAPGPHRIQGIGAGFIPSVFDQSLIDEILGVTDQEAMEVGRRLAKEEGLLSGVSSGAAVAAALRLGQRPEMAGKRIVVILASFGERYLSTPMFSASAAPPARRDGQL, from the coding sequence ATGTCAATTGCTTCGGATATCACAGATCTGGTGGGTCGTACTCCTCTTGTACGTCTGAACCGTATCCCCGAACGCAGTGGTTGTCTGGCTGAATTGGTTGCAAAACTTGAGAGCTTCAATCCTTCGGCTTCGGTCAAGGATCGAATTGCAGGTTCGATGGTTCAAGCTGCAGAACAAGCTGGCACAATCGCCCCAGGGCGCACCGTGCTTGTAGAGCCCACCAGTGGAAACACGGGAATCGCGCTGGCGATGGTTGCTGCAGCTCGGGGCTACCGCTTAATCCTGACCATGCCAGACACCATGAGCATCGAGCGACGCGCCATGCTCCGGGCTTACGGGGCTGAGTTGCAGCTCACCCCAGGGAATGATGGAATGAAAGGGGCGTTAGATCTCGCCAAAGAGCTGGTCTCTGAGATCCCCGAGGCTTATCTCCTGCAGCAGTTTGATAATCCTGCCAATCCTGCGGTGCATGCCGCGACGACGGCAGAGGAGATCTGGAGTGATACCAAGGGGGAGATTGATGCTCTTGTGGCTGGTGTCGGGACGGGTGGCACCATCACTGGTTGTGCCGGGGTTCTCAAGCAACGCAATCCTGACTTAAAAGTGATTGCCGTAGAACCGGCAGCAAGTGCCGTCTTGGCGGGTGGAGCTCCGGGACCCCATCGCATTCAGGGGATTGGAGCTGGTTTTATTCCCTCTGTCTTTGATCAAAGCTTGATTGATGAAATCCTTGGTGTGACCGATCAAGAAGCGATGGAAGTGGGGCGCCGTTTGGCCAAAGAAGAAGGCCTGCTTTCTGGAGTTAGTAGTGGAGCTGCTGTGGCTGCTGCTCTGCGGCTTGGCCAAAGACCTGAGATGGCAGGGAAAAGGATCGTTGTGATTCTCGCCAGTTTCGGTGAGCGTTATCTGTCCACACCCATGTTCAGTGCGTCGGCTGCTCCACCAGCTCGGCGGGATGGTCAGCTTTGA
- a CDS encoding iron uptake porin has translation MKLFHKLLVAPAALGLLAPVAANATELNINGVSDYAASGEQVTSITQFSDVYPTDWAYQALSNLIERYGCVAGYPNGTYRGNRAMTRFEAAALLNACLDRVTEVTDELKRLMKEFEKELAILKGRVDGLEARVGELEATQFSTTTKLKGQATFVIGANNFAGSSRQIGAGDTFLSGVEGTGTRRAKAAAAESGATSFNYDLRLFLDTSFTGKDLLRTMLRGGNFAESAYGGDGYVGLDALETAFEEGAPNNVVVNRLWYQFPIGSNFTATIGGRVRQDDMLAVWPSAYPSDTVLDFFTYAGAPQTYNLMLGAGGGLSWESDDFSISANYVSGNGSSSTPGSGIDGVDGCAENSGGIATDCAASSGTVQIAYAPENWGIAAAYNYASGDNGAGLYAGNGTPTANFFNGLGTTNSFGLSAWWTPEEASWIPSISAGWGYNNVDIDDVAVAGGTIDGATSQSWYVGLQWADAFMKGNTLGMAVGQPTFVTSWDNSTDINDGSDFVADGNYAWEWWYQFQVTDNISVTPALYYLSRPIGFVTNNLDGSSTKTFNNFGGLLKTTFKF, from the coding sequence ATGAAACTTTTCCACAAATTGCTGGTGGCTCCAGCTGCCCTGGGCCTTTTGGCACCTGTGGCTGCTAATGCCACTGAGCTGAACATCAATGGTGTGTCTGACTACGCCGCTTCTGGCGAGCAAGTCACCAGCATCACTCAGTTTTCCGACGTTTACCCAACAGACTGGGCTTATCAGGCTCTGAGCAACCTGATCGAGCGCTACGGCTGTGTTGCTGGTTACCCCAACGGCACCTACCGCGGTAACCGTGCGATGACCCGCTTTGAAGCGGCCGCTCTGTTGAACGCCTGTCTCGACCGCGTCACCGAAGTGACCGACGAGCTGAAGCGCTTGATGAAAGAGTTCGAAAAGGAGCTCGCCATCCTCAAGGGCCGTGTTGACGGACTTGAAGCCCGCGTTGGCGAACTGGAAGCCACTCAGTTCTCCACCACCACCAAACTGAAGGGTCAAGCCACCTTCGTGATCGGTGCTAACAACTTCGCTGGAAGTTCCCGCCAAATTGGTGCAGGTGACACTTTCTTAAGTGGTGTTGAGGGTACTGGCACAAGACGCGCCAAAGCAGCTGCTGCAGAATCAGGAGCTACATCCTTCAACTATGACCTTCGTCTGTTCTTAGATACCAGTTTCACTGGTAAGGATTTGCTCCGCACCATGCTCCGCGGTGGCAACTTTGCTGAATCTGCTTACGGCGGTGATGGCTACGTTGGCCTTGACGCTCTTGAGACAGCTTTCGAAGAAGGCGCTCCTAACAACGTTGTTGTGAACCGCCTTTGGTACCAATTCCCAATCGGAAGCAACTTCACCGCAACTATCGGTGGTCGCGTTCGTCAGGACGACATGTTGGCTGTATGGCCTAGTGCATATCCTTCCGACACCGTTCTTGATTTCTTCACTTACGCCGGTGCTCCTCAGACCTACAACCTGATGCTTGGCGCAGGTGGTGGTTTGAGCTGGGAGTCTGATGACTTCAGTATCAGTGCTAACTACGTGAGCGGCAATGGATCTAGCAGCACCCCTGGTTCAGGGATTGATGGCGTAGACGGTTGTGCCGAAAATTCTGGCGGTATAGCCACTGATTGCGCAGCTTCTAGCGGAACTGTTCAGATTGCTTATGCTCCTGAGAACTGGGGTATTGCAGCCGCTTACAACTACGCTTCCGGCGATAATGGAGCTGGCCTTTATGCTGGTAATGGCACTCCTACTGCAAACTTCTTTAACGGCCTCGGCACCACCAACTCGTTTGGTTTGAGTGCTTGGTGGACTCCTGAAGAAGCAAGTTGGATTCCCAGCATCAGTGCTGGTTGGGGTTACAACAACGTCGACATCGACGACGTTGCAGTCGCAGGCGGTACTATCGATGGTGCTACTTCACAGTCCTGGTACGTCGGTCTTCAGTGGGCTGATGCCTTCATGAAGGGCAACACCCTTGGCATGGCTGTTGGTCAGCCAACCTTCGTGACCTCTTGGGATAACTCAACAGACATCAATGACGGAAGTGATTTCGTTGCTGATGGCAACTATGCATGGGAGTGGTGGTACCAGTTCCAAGTTACAGACAACATCTCTGTGACTCCAGCGCTTTACTATCTCAGCCGTCCTATTGGTTTCGTCACCAACAATCTTGATGGTTCTTCCACCAAGACCTTCAATAACTTTGGTGGACTTTTGAAAACCACCTTCAAGTTCTGA
- a CDS encoding oxidoreductase, producing MSIAALPGLVIYVLALSLSAMAGVKGILVIRDLAQTCDSPLGVGLISNLGYLFWIATAAIALFTAYATPAGKQHKLKGLLLCGGWFSFILCIDDMFLLHDRYIGQTFLYIVYAIFAFLIVFKFRDLLLKNSGEVFILAATLLAFSVLTDKFQRDIGDIVPIKYETIQLFEEGVKFLGITTWFYFWWGISSKFIRKTMSNENQ from the coding sequence TTGAGCATCGCTGCGCTGCCAGGACTCGTGATTTATGTGCTGGCACTCAGCCTTAGTGCAATGGCAGGAGTCAAAGGCATCCTGGTCATCAGAGACTTGGCTCAAACTTGCGACTCTCCGCTTGGAGTTGGACTGATCTCAAACCTGGGGTACCTTTTCTGGATTGCGACAGCAGCAATCGCGCTGTTTACCGCATACGCCACACCAGCAGGTAAACAACACAAGCTAAAAGGCTTGCTTCTTTGCGGCGGTTGGTTTTCATTCATACTTTGCATAGACGATATGTTCTTACTTCATGATAGGTATATAGGGCAAACGTTTCTGTATATCGTTTACGCGATATTCGCCTTTCTTATTGTTTTCAAATTCCGAGATCTACTGCTTAAAAATAGTGGCGAGGTATTCATCTTAGCAGCAACTCTATTGGCTTTCTCAGTACTTACCGATAAATTTCAACGCGATATTGGCGATATTGTTCCTATTAAATATGAAACGATACAGCTCTTTGAGGAGGGCGTAAAGTTCCTAGGAATAACGACGTGGTTCTATTTTTGGTGGGGCATCTCCTCAAAATTTATCAGAAAAACAATGAGCAATGAAAACCAATAG